In Escherichia ruysiae, a genomic segment contains:
- a CDS encoding DUF4222 domain-containing protein — MFRIIFPNTWYVDHHGTPCKILRSTHNKVHYIRKGRTCIASMFRFNHDFEPVNKADADRIAEEIETAEHIKKLRAIRRK; from the coding sequence ATGTTCAGAATCATTTTTCCTAACACCTGGTACGTCGACCACCACGGCACTCCCTGCAAAATCCTGCGTTCTACCCACAACAAAGTTCACTACATCCGAAAAGGCAGAACATGTATCGCCAGCATGTTCCGCTTTAATCATGACTTTGAACCTGTGAATAAAGCTGATGCAGATCGGATAGCAGAAGAGATCGAAACGGCAGAACACATTAAGAAGTTACGTGCCATACGCAGGAAATAG
- the nudJ gene encoding phosphatase NudJ has product MFKPHVTVACVVHAEGKFLVVEETINGKALWNQPAGHLEADETLVEAAARELWEETGISAKPQHFIRMHQWIAPDKTPFLRFLFAIELEQICPTQPHDSDIDCCRWVSAEEILQASNLRSPLVAESIRCYQSGQRYPLEMIGDFNWPFTKGVI; this is encoded by the coding sequence ATGTTTAAACCGCACGTTACCGTTGCCTGCGTGGTGCACGCAGAAGGCAAATTTTTAGTCGTTGAAGAGACGATTAATGGTAAAGCGTTATGGAACCAACCTGCCGGGCATCTGGAAGCAGATGAAACCTTAGTGGAAGCCGCCGCGCGTGAGCTGTGGGAAGAGACGGGCATCAGCGCGAAACCGCAACATTTCATCCGTATGCATCAGTGGATTGCGCCAGATAAAACGCCGTTTTTGCGTTTCCTCTTTGCCATTGAACTTGAGCAAATATGCCCGACCCAGCCTCATGACAGCGATATCGACTGCTGCCGTTGGGTCAGCGCCGAAGAAATTTTACAGGCGTCAAATCTTCGTTCGCCGCTGGTGGCGGAAAGTATTCGTTGTTATCAAAGCGGGCAACGCTATCCGCTGGAGATGATTGGCGATTTTAACTGGCCTTTTACAAAGGGTGTCATCTAA
- a CDS encoding site-specific integrase, which produces MAARPRSHKISIPNLYCKLDKRTGKVYWQYKHPLSGRFHSLGTDENEAKQVATEANTIIAEQRTRQILSVNERLERMKGRRSDITVTEWLDKYISIQEDRLQHNELRPNSYRQKGKPIRLFREHCGMQHLKDITALDIAEIIDAVKAEGHNRMAQVVRMVLIDVFKEAQHAGHVPPGFNPAQATKQPRNRVNRQRLSLPEWQAIFESVSRRQPYLKCGMLLALVTGQRLGDICNLKFSDIWDDMLHITQEKTGSKLAIPLNLKCDALNITLREVISQCRDAVVSKYLVHYRHTTSQANRGDQVSANTLTTAFKKAREKCGIKWEQGTAPTFHEQRSLSERLYREQGLDTQKLLGHKSRKMTDRYNDDRGKDWVIVDIKTA; this is translated from the coding sequence ATGGCTGCTAGACCCCGATCTCACAAAATCTCTATACCCAATTTATATTGCAAATTAGATAAGCGAACCGGAAAGGTATATTGGCAATACAAACATCCACTATCCGGTCGTTTTCATAGCTTAGGAACTGATGAGAATGAAGCAAAACAAGTTGCTACTGAAGCAAATACCATTATTGCTGAACAACGTACCAGACAAATATTAAGCGTCAATGAGCGTCTGGAAAGAATGAAAGGCAGGCGCTCAGACATTACGGTGACAGAATGGCTTGATAAATATATTTCTATCCAGGAGGACAGGCTGCAACATAATGAACTAAGACCCAACTCCTATCGGCAAAAAGGCAAACCCATTCGTCTTTTCCGTGAGCATTGTGGAATGCAACACCTCAAGGATATTACCGCACTTGATATTGCCGAAATAATTGATGCTGTAAAGGCTGAAGGTCATAACAGGATGGCGCAAGTCGTGAGAATGGTGTTGATCGACGTCTTCAAAGAAGCACAACACGCAGGACATGTTCCGCCAGGATTTAACCCAGCGCAGGCAACAAAACAACCGCGAAATCGAGTAAACCGCCAAAGATTGTCACTGCCCGAATGGCAGGCAATATTTGAAAGCGTAAGCAGACGGCAGCCCTATTTAAAATGCGGCATGCTACTTGCTCTTGTTACTGGACAACGTTTAGGCGATATCTGCAATTTGAAATTCTCTGATATATGGGACGACATGTTGCACATTACTCAGGAAAAAACCGGTTCAAAACTTGCTATTCCGCTTAACCTGAAATGCGATGCTCTGAATATTACCCTTCGTGAAGTTATATCTCAGTGCAGGGATGCTGTTGTTAGTAAATATCTGGTCCATTACCGTCACACTACCTCTCAAGCAAACAGAGGAGACCAGGTTTCTGCAAATACTCTGACAACGGCTTTTAAAAAGGCCCGGGAAAAATGTGGCATAAAATGGGAGCAAGGAACTGCGCCCACATTTCATGAGCAGCGATCTCTGTCAGAACGGTTATATCGGGAACAGGGTCTGGATACGCAAAAGTTGTTAGGTCATAAATCCAGAAAAATGACCGACCGATACAATGATGATCGTGGTAAAGACTGGGTTATCGTAGATATTAAAACAGCATAG
- the mnmA gene encoding tRNA 2-thiouridine(34) synthase MnmA, with product MSETAKKVIVGMSGGVDSSVSAWLLQQQGYQVEGLFMKNWEEDDGEEYCTAAADLADAQAVCDKLGIELHTVNFAAEYWDNVFELFLAEYKAGRTPNPDILCNKEIKFKAFLEFAAEDLGADYIATGHYVRRADVDGKSRLLRGLDSNKDQSYFLYTLSHEQIAQSLFPVGELEKPQVRKIAEDLGLVTAKKKDSTGICFIGERKFREFLGRYLPAQPGKIITVDGDEIGEHQGLMYHTLGQRKGLGIGGTKDGTEEPWYVVDKDVENNILVVAQGHEHPRLMSVGLIAQQLHWVDREPFTGTMRCTVKTRYRQTDIPCTVKALDDDRIEVIFDEPVAAVTPGQSAVFYNGEVCLGGGIIEQRLPLPV from the coding sequence ATGTCTGAAACCGCAAAAAAAGTAATCGTCGGCATGTCCGGCGGTGTCGATTCCTCCGTTTCTGCCTGGCTGTTGCAACAACAGGGATATCAGGTCGAAGGCCTGTTTATGAAGAACTGGGAAGAAGACGACGGTGAGGAATATTGCACGGCGGCAGCGGATCTGGCTGATGCCCAGGCTGTCTGCGACAAGCTCGGCATTGAACTGCACACCGTCAACTTTGCTGCTGAATACTGGGACAACGTCTTCGAACTGTTTCTTGCCGAATATAAAGCCGGTCGCACGCCGAATCCGGATATTCTGTGCAACAAAGAGATCAAATTTAAAGCCTTCCTCGAATTTGCCGCCGAAGATTTAGGTGCCGATTATATCGCTACCGGTCATTACGTTCGTCGCGCAGATGTCGATGGCAAGAGCCGCTTGCTGCGTGGTCTGGACAGCAACAAAGACCAGAGCTACTTCCTTTACACGCTTAGCCATGAGCAGATTGCGCAAAGCCTGTTCCCGGTCGGCGAACTGGAAAAACCGCAGGTGCGTAAGATTGCTGAAGATCTCGGTCTGGTTACCGCGAAGAAAAAAGACTCTACCGGCATTTGCTTTATTGGCGAACGTAAATTCCGCGAGTTCCTGGGGCGTTATCTCCCGGCGCAACCGGGCAAAATCATTACCGTTGATGGCGATGAAATTGGCGAACACCAGGGGCTGATGTATCACACCCTCGGTCAGCGTAAAGGTCTGGGTATCGGTGGCACTAAAGATGGCACCGAAGAACCGTGGTACGTCGTCGATAAAGACGTCGAGAATAACATTCTGGTTGTCGCGCAGGGTCATGAGCATCCACGTCTGATGTCTGTTGGGTTGATTGCCCAGCAGTTGCACTGGGTCGATCGTGAACCGTTCACCGGCACTATGCGTTGTACGGTAAAAACCCGCTATCGCCAGACCGATATCCCCTGCACCGTCAAGGCGCTGGACGATGATCGCATTGAAGTGATTTTCGATGAACCCGTTGCCGCAGTGACTCCGGGTCAGTCTGCCGTCTTCTACAACGGTGAAGTGTGCCTCGGTGGCGGTATTATTGAGCAGCGTCTGCCGCTGCCGGTCTGA
- the rluE gene encoding 23S rRNA pseudouridine(2457) synthase RluE, whose amino-acid sequence MRQFIISENTMQKTSFRNHQVKRFSSQRSTRRKPENQPTRVILFNKPYDVLPQFTDEAGRKTLKEFIPVQGVYAAGRLDRDSEGLLVLTNNGALQARLTQPGKRTGKIYYVQVEGIPTEDALEALRNGVTLNDGPTLPAGVELAEEPEWLWPRNPPIRERKSIPTSWLKITLYEGRNRQVRRMTAHVGFPTLRLIRYAMGSYTLDNLANGEWRETTE is encoded by the coding sequence ATGCGGCAATTCATAATCTCTGAAAATACCATGCAAAAAACTTCTTTTAGAAATCACCAGGTTAAGCGATTCAGCTCGCAACGTTCTACCAGGCGTAAACCTGAAAACCAGCCCACGCGTGTGATCCTGTTCAATAAACCCTACGATGTTCTTCCGCAGTTCACCGATGAAGCAGGGCGTAAAACATTAAAAGAATTCATCCCGGTTCAGGGCGTTTATGCGGCTGGTCGTCTCGACAGAGATAGCGAAGGGTTACTGGTGCTGACTAATAATGGCGCGTTACAGGCGCGTTTAACCCAGCCGGGCAAACGCACCGGGAAAATCTATTATGTGCAGGTGGAAGGCATTCCTACGGAAGACGCTCTTGAAGCCTTGCGCAATGGCGTAACCTTAAATGATGGCCCTACCCTGCCCGCTGGCGTGGAATTGGCTGAAGAACCGGAGTGGTTATGGCCGCGTAATCCGCCAATTCGTGAACGCAAAAGTATTCCCACCAGCTGGCTGAAGATCACCTTATATGAAGGACGTAATCGCCAGGTACGCCGCATGACCGCCCATGTTGGTTTCCCCACACTGCGACTGATTCGCTATGCGATGGGGAGTTACACGCTGGATAATCTTGCTAATGGCGAATGGCGAGAAACCACAGAATAA
- the icd gene encoding NADP-dependent isocitrate dehydrogenase, with the protein MESKVVVPAQGKKITLQNGKLNVPENPIIPYIEGDGIGVDVTPAMLKVVDAAVEKAYKGERKISWMEIYTGEKSTQVYGQDVWLPAETLDLIREYRVAIKGPLTTPVGGGIRSLNVALRQELDLYICLRPVRYYQGTPSPVKHPELTDMVIFRENSEDIYAGIEWKADSADAEKVIKFLREEMGVKKIRFPEHCGIGIKPCSEEGTKRLVRAAIEYAIANDRDSVTLVHKGNIMKFTEGAFKDWGYQLAREEFGGELIDGGPWLKVKNPNTGKEIVIKDVIADAFLQQILLRPAEYDVIACMNLNGDYISDALAAQVGGIGIAPGANIGDECALFEATHGTAPKYAGQDKVNPGSIILSAEMMLRHMGWTEAADLIVKGMEGAINAKTVTYDFERLMEGAKLLKCSEFGDAIIKNM; encoded by the coding sequence ATGGAAAGTAAAGTAGTTGTTCCGGCACAAGGCAAGAAGATCACCCTGCAAAACGGCAAACTCAACGTTCCTGAAAATCCGATTATCCCTTACATCGAAGGTGATGGAATCGGTGTAGATGTAACCCCAGCCATGCTGAAAGTGGTCGACGCTGCGGTCGAGAAAGCCTATAAAGGCGAGCGTAAAATCTCCTGGATGGAAATTTACACCGGTGAAAAATCCACACAGGTTTATGGTCAGGACGTCTGGCTGCCTGCTGAAACCCTTGATCTGATTCGTGAATATCGCGTTGCCATTAAAGGCCCGCTGACCACCCCGGTTGGTGGCGGTATTCGTTCTCTGAACGTAGCCCTGCGCCAGGAACTGGATCTCTACATCTGCCTGCGTCCGGTACGTTACTATCAGGGCACTCCAAGCCCGGTTAAACACCCTGAACTGACCGATATGGTTATCTTCCGTGAAAACTCGGAAGACATTTATGCGGGTATCGAATGGAAAGCTGACTCTGCCGACGCTGAGAAAGTGATTAAATTCCTGCGTGAAGAGATGGGCGTGAAGAAAATTCGCTTCCCGGAACATTGCGGTATCGGCATTAAGCCGTGTTCTGAAGAAGGCACCAAACGTCTGGTTCGTGCCGCGATCGAATACGCAATTGCTAACGATCGTGACTCTGTGACCCTGGTGCACAAAGGCAACATCATGAAGTTCACCGAAGGCGCGTTTAAAGACTGGGGCTACCAGCTGGCGCGTGAAGAATTTGGCGGTGAACTGATCGACGGCGGCCCGTGGCTGAAAGTTAAAAACCCGAATACCGGCAAAGAGATCGTCATTAAAGACGTGATTGCTGATGCATTCCTGCAACAGATCCTGCTGCGTCCGGCTGAATACGACGTTATCGCCTGTATGAACCTGAACGGTGACTATATTTCTGACGCCCTGGCAGCGCAGGTTGGCGGTATTGGTATCGCCCCTGGCGCAAACATCGGTGACGAATGTGCCCTGTTTGAAGCCACCCACGGTACTGCGCCGAAATATGCCGGTCAGGACAAAGTTAACCCAGGCTCTATAATTCTCTCCGCTGAGATGATGCTGCGCCATATGGGTTGGACTGAAGCCGCAGACCTGATTGTTAAAGGTATGGAAGGCGCAATCAACGCCAAGACCGTAACCTATGACTTCGAACGTCTGATGGAAGGCGCTAAACTGTTGAAATGTTCAGAGTTTGGTGACGCGATCATCAAGAACATGTAA
- a CDS encoding excisionase, with the protein MSRLITLQDWAKEEFGDLAPSERVLKKYAQGKMMAPPAIKVGRYWMIDRNSRFVGTLAEPQLLINANPKLQRIIADGC; encoded by the coding sequence ATGTCTCGACTAATCACTTTACAGGACTGGGCTAAAGAAGAATTTGGGGACTTAGCACCAAGTGAGCGAGTTCTGAAAAAATACGCGCAAGGGAAAATGATGGCCCCACCCGCTATAAAAGTTGGTCGCTACTGGATGATTGACCGAAATTCCCGTTTTGTAGGAACGCTTGCAGAACCGCAACTCCTAATAAACGCAAACCCAAAACTCCAACGGATAATCGCTGATGGCTGCTAG